CGGCAACTGCTGTGAAAAATGCGGTTTACCGCATGACATGCCAGAACTAATCGAACCGACCAGTTTCTATAAAGGCGACTTGAGCAAAAAAGACGTTAAGAAGCTGTATTTCCCATTAGAGCAATATCGCGAAAAGCTAATGGCCTACTTCGATGATTTAGACCTGATGGCGCATCACAAGTTGTTTATTCGCCAGCTATTTAGCAAAACCTTGCCCGATATTGCGGTATCGCATCCTGCGCCTTGGGGCATCAAACATACCGTTCCCGGATTTGAAGATCAGATCATTTATGTTTGGGCGGAAATGCTGCCTGGATATTTGATGGCAACCCAGCAATCAAGCGGCAAGCACTGGGGCGATTTCGATTCCCGTGTACAATTCTACGGCTTCGATAACACCTTCTATCATTTGGTACTGTTCCCTGCCATGTTGATGGCGGCAGGTCGTGAAGATGCACTTCCCAGCAGCTTTGTCATCAATGAGTTTTTGCATCTGGATGGCAGTAAATTCTCCACCAGCCGCGAACATTTGATTTGGGCGAAAGACTTTTTTGGCAGTAATTCTCCCGATCTGGTACGCATGTATCTGGCGCGAGTTCGTCCTGAGCAAGCGGTAAACAACTTCTCGGTAAGCGGCTTCGACCTGTTCACTGAAAACTTCGTAGAACAGCGTTTGTTGTCTGGCATAAATCGCTTCTGGGCATTAATGGCAGAAACCAGCAACAATGAAATTCCTGAAGCGGGTGCCTGGAATTCGGCAACCAAGCAGCACTATCAAATTTTGTTAAACGCTTACCAAACCATTTTAAGCGCGCATCAGGCAGATTCTTTCTCCACTCACACCATTATGAGTGCCGTTGAGCAAGCGTCTGAAATCATGGGCACATGCAGCGACATGATCGATTTCCTGAAACAAGCCGAAGAAGAGCGCGCTTTGGTGCGTACTTTGTTGGCATTGTCTGCGCTGAGCTTGAAGATTATCAGTGTTGCCCTGATTGGTATTGCGCCGAATTTCTCAGCTCGACTAATGCAAGAACTTGGCATTGATGCCGCAGCAGGACTGGAAGAACAAGCGAACTTCTTCCCGGGCGGACAAGCGGTTAAACCTGAAAACAAGGCTTATTTCTAATATGGATCAGGATCGCTTGTCTATGGTTCGCTTGTCTATAGATCGCTCAGTAAATATCGCGGTGTGCGGGCCATTAACCGGCCCTCGCAGCGCTTATGGTGACATGCTCAAAGCTGAATGCGAGCACTTGCGCCAAGCGAATGTGCACCTACAGCACTTCGACGATATGGCGAATCCGGAACAGGCTATCGCGGTAGCCAAAACCGTAATCGCTGAGCAATTTGATGTGGTCATCGGCCATTTCAACAGCTATTGCAGTCTGGCAGTTAAAAACCTGTATCGTGAAGCGAAAATCGGCTTTATTTCACCTTTGTCGACCAATCCAGAACTCACTCTTGAACAAGGCGGCGCTCTGTTTTGTCCATCAGACGACGATCAATTACAAGCTCTGGTCAGTGAAGCAGAGAAAGCAGGAAAGCGAATTTATGTGTTTCACGATGGTTCACCCTATAGCAAAAATCTGATCTCCCAGTTAGGACAAAGATTCCCCGAAGAACGCATATTGAATGCCTTTGAACAATTTCCAACAGAAGCAGCAGGCGACAGCATGGTATTTCTGGCTGGAGCCCACTGTAATCTGGTGCAACCGCATATTGCATTACGCAAGGCTTATCCGACATTAAAGATTGTCGGCTGCGATGATTGTTACATCGACGAGTATTTCGATGATCTGGCACACGTCGCAAACCAACATGATTTTGTGATGGGGCAAGCCAAGGGTCATGAAGGCAACTTGCGTAATGCGGTGCAATACTTGAATGATGTGATCCATTCCATCCCTAAAGACACGCCGTTCTTCAATGTGATAGGCCAAAACACAGCCAACTACCAATTTAACGCCAATGGCCGTGTTGCCAGTGCAGTTTGGCAATTATTGCCGCTGCAATCTCTGGTTAAACCCTGATAGGTATTGTGATGCAAAAGACCCATTTTGATATAGCAATTGTCGGTGGTGGCATCATGGGGTTGGCAACCTTGTACCATATCGCCACCCGCACAGACTTGAGTGTTGCGCTGTTTGAGCAGGGCAGATTAGGCGGTGGCTCTACACATAAATCCGGCGGATTTGTTCGAGCGTTTCATGCTAACCCGCAAGAAATCGAATGGTCAGTGCAAACTTTGCGTTTTCTCCGTCAGTACCAATCGGAAACCGCGTTTAATCCGATTGGCTGCTTTTATTTGGCAGACGGTATTGATTCAAATGCAGTGGGACAGGCGCTGGAAACCATGACTCAATTAGGTGAAAAGGTTGACGCATGTTCTGAGCAAGAGATTGTAACCTATTTGCCACAACTGCAACATCAAGCTCGCAAAACCGTGATTCACGAGCCCAATGCCGGGTTCGCAGACCCGTTAAAAACCAGCCTGCTGTATGCTGAATTAGCCAAGCAAGCTGGCGCGACAATATTTGAGTGTGCCCAAATTACCGATATTGAGCAAACTCATATAGAACAGAATGATATTGCAGCAGACAGCCCCCTTACTCTGCACATTAACGGAAGCGAAACACCCATTACCGCAAAAGCAGTGAGCATCAACTTAGGGGCTTGGTCGCCAGAGTTTTTGCACAAACTTGGCCTTCCCAGTGACGTGTTCAAAAAAGGCATACAAGCCGACACTTATTTGGTGAATGAGGAAGACTTTCCTCCTTTCTGTGTGCTGGATTATCAAACCGATATCTACACACGCCCTTTCGGGCATCAGCAACAACTGATTGGCATCGCCACCCAGAAGTTCGATGTTGATTTACACCATCACCATCAATCCGATCCAGCTCAACAGGCTGCCTGTTTGACGCAACTGAATACGCTTATGAATCCGCAACAGGATAAACCTGTCGCGCTAGGCGGCAGAATTGGCTTTGATGGATACAGCAAAGATTTTCGCGGCAAGATTTACCTTAGCAAAGCGATTCCCAACCTTTGCATTTCAGAAGGATGGAGTGGCGCAGGATTTAAAATGGCTCATGGTGCTGGCGAACACACCATGAAGACCCTGTTATCAGCAATATCGGCAATATAGGGAATCACATATGAGCGGGTCGACTTCAGTTTCATCACAAGATGCATTATCCCAAGAGCATGTCTCTAACCTTTATGATGACATCCATCCATTGCACTCCCCTTTGGAAAGTGCCGAATTAGCCGATGAATGTCACCCAGCGGTCAGCTACAGCAAAGAGCTGATAAACCGAAAGTCACTTACGCCTGAAGATGCCGGATGCCAAATGTGGCTGGCAGAAAAGCTGACACATCTGGGCTTTGAGTTTCACCAGTTCATGAGCAAGGATGTGAGCAATTTTATCGCCATTTATGGTAACAAAGGCCCCCTACTGGCATTTTGCGGTCATACCGATGTCGTTCCTGTTGGAGACGCTAACAAATGGCTCACCGATCCGTTTTCGGGCGAGATAATAGAAGGTGAATTATATGGTCGAGGCGTTACCGACATGAAAGGTGGTATAGCGGCCATGCTCAGCGCAGTTGAACGCTTGATTGAATCTGGTAAAGTACCCGACGTCCGAATAATGTTCCTTATCACTTCGGACGAGGAAGGTGAAGCGGATGAAGGCAGTATCCGAATTGTTGAATACCTGAAAAGCAAAAATCTTTTACCTGATTTTTGCCTGATAGGAGAACCTTCCAGCCGTGAACATAGTGGTGACGCCATGTTAGTGGGGCGGCGAGGCGCGATATCAGGGCAATTTGATGTTATCGGAAAGTTAGGCCATGTTGCCTATCCAACCATGCATCACAATGCCGCTCATCATGCGACCCGTATGATGAATGCATTGTTGCAGTTGGAATGGGACAAGGGTTCGCCCAATTTTCCAGGAACCACGTTACAAGTGACCGGCATCGAAACCGGGCACTTTACCGATAATCTGGTGCCAGCAAATTGTACAGTGCTGTTCAATGTTCGATATAGCCATAACTATACCGAGCAGGAAGTCAGAGAACGCATTGAAGAAACATTGAATGCTGTTTATGAAAAGTTTTCCATGTCCTGGACTCGGCCTTGTTTACCTTACATTACGCACTTGCAGGAAGACGAAGAAACGCTGGTGAAGCGACTGGAAAAAGTCATCAAACAGCGTTGCGGTCGTTACCCCATTTTATGTACCACTGGCGGCACTTCTGATGGACGTTTTTTCACAGATATTTGTGATCAGGTGGTGGAATTAGGCTTGCCCAATAAAACCATCCATCAGGTAAACGAACGAGTAAAAGTATCAGACATCATTGAGCTGGAAGGCATTTACTACGATTTGCTGTCCAGCTTCTGAGCAATTGGGAGTTTTGGGATTTGAAATTTGTCATTAAATTATTGTGTGGTCTGTCGGTTGTGGGCGTAATTGCCTACTTCGCCATGCAAGATACCAACGCGCTGGTTTTCGACAATGCCTATATCAGCGGTCGTACCCTGACAATCACCGCCAACAACAATGGTCGTTTGGAGCTTATTGGCAACCTGAAAGACAAGCGCCTGAAAAAAGGCCAAATCATTGCCTACGTCAACCCAACCATCAACGAGTTGGAAATTGACGAGTTACAGGAAGAACTGCGTTTAAGCTTAAATGAAGAACTCAAAACCTGCCTGCAAAAAGACGTAACCGTACTGAAACGCACTGTGGAAGAGCTGGATTTGGAACTGTCGCAGAAAAAATTAAAGCGTTTAACGTCGCTGTCTAAAACGGCTGCGGTTTCTGATGAAGCTGTGGATCAGGCTGATATCGAATTCCATCGCTCGCAGCAGTTAATCAAAATCCGTGAGAAAGAACACCAAATCGACACGCTCGATAATCATTTTGAGATCCTGCAACGCCCTCGCATCAGCTTATTGCTGGCGCGATTGAAGAAAGCATTTTTTACTCGTGAACAACTGATTATTCGCGCCCCTTACGATGGCTATGTTTACGAATACTACGTTTACAACGGTCAGCAAGTGGAATTGGGCGACAAGCTGGTGCTGTTCGTACCGAAAGAAGACATGATCGTTGAAGCCAACGTACTGGAATCAAAACTGGATATGATCCGCCCGAATGACCCGGTTGAAGTTACGTCATTCGTATTCGGTAAAGAGCGTATTTTTGAAGGCAGTATCATTTCGGTGGTTCCTTCCGCTACCTCAACCTTCGCCGGATTACCACGTAATATCAGCGACTCTAACTGGGTTAAGGTTGAGCAACGTGTGCCCGTGCGTATTCTGCTTCAAGGCTCGGAAAAAGAGCTGGACATGCTGCCCATCGGCAGCTCGGTTGAAGTGAAAATGAATCTGGAACAACCCACTCACTACACTTCGGTGCAAGCCAGTTCGGAACCTGAGCCAGCAGCGCCGACAGAGCTACAGCTTGGCATCAATGCGGCCGAGCCAGACCCGAAATGGCTGCGTGAGTATAAAGATCGGCTTAGTCTTATCATTGATGAAACCAGAAAAGCACAAGAGGCCGTCTCCCCCAACGAGTGCGTAATATGAAGAACAGCTTGCAAGTATGGGCAGCGGTATGCAGTCTCTATATGATTCTGTTTACCCAAATGCTCGATACTTCCATAGCTATTTTGTCGTTATTGGTCATCTCCATTGACCTGCATCTGGATGTATACCAATCCGCCGGGATCATGACCTTTTACGGTGTCGGGCTGGTTATCGCATTTCCTATGGGCGCCTTCCTGACCAAGTTCTGGAGTGAAGGCTTGCTGTTTATTATCGGCTGCCTGATCTTTATGGTCACATCACTGGCCTGTGGCCTTGCTCAGAATTCCGATCTG
Above is a window of Paraneptunicella aestuarii DNA encoding:
- the dapE gene encoding succinyl-diaminopimelate desuccinylase; this translates as MSGSTSVSSQDALSQEHVSNLYDDIHPLHSPLESAELADECHPAVSYSKELINRKSLTPEDAGCQMWLAEKLTHLGFEFHQFMSKDVSNFIAIYGNKGPLLAFCGHTDVVPVGDANKWLTDPFSGEIIEGELYGRGVTDMKGGIAAMLSAVERLIESGKVPDVRIMFLITSDEEGEADEGSIRIVEYLKSKNLLPDFCLIGEPSSREHSGDAMLVGRRGAISGQFDVIGKLGHVAYPTMHHNAAHHATRMMNALLQLEWDKGSPNFPGTTLQVTGIETGHFTDNLVPANCTVLFNVRYSHNYTEQEVRERIEETLNAVYEKFSMSWTRPCLPYITHLQEDEETLVKRLEKVIKQRCGRYPILCTTGGTSDGRFFTDICDQVVELGLPNKTIHQVNERVKVSDIIELEGIYYDLLSSF
- a CDS encoding class I tRNA ligase family protein is translated as MKTVNLNTQETFEAYGLKCQSLIPKELVDRPPFGSMKATVAPLQTSVRHNHHETELFFLIKGHGRVNSDQFEAPVEKDSVILLPAFSEHTITNLSEDEPLEFLTFWWEDSQAIEEELSKLNLQRDQDILVTATPPTPNGDLHLGHMSGPYLGADIYSRFMRYQGNRVHYLTGTDVNQTYVYTKAQQQDKDPKALAQFNTDAIKATLKSGVINYDHFYNPYEMQGYNEEMQNFFLDLFNKQKLEAKTSTEYFDGDNYLHEAYITGTCPHCGVSSDGNCCEKCGLPHDMPELIEPTSFYKGDLSKKDVKKLYFPLEQYREKLMAYFDDLDLMAHHKLFIRQLFSKTLPDIAVSHPAPWGIKHTVPGFEDQIIYVWAEMLPGYLMATQQSSGKHWGDFDSRVQFYGFDNTFYHLVLFPAMLMAAGREDALPSSFVINEFLHLDGSKFSTSREHLIWAKDFFGSNSPDLVRMYLARVRPEQAVNNFSVSGFDLFTENFVEQRLLSGINRFWALMAETSNNEIPEAGAWNSATKQHYQILLNAYQTILSAHQADSFSTHTIMSAVEQASEIMGTCSDMIDFLKQAEEERALVRTLLALSALSLKIISVALIGIAPNFSARLMQELGIDAAAGLEEQANFFPGGQAVKPENKAYF
- a CDS encoding NAD(P)/FAD-dependent oxidoreductase, which gives rise to MQKTHFDIAIVGGGIMGLATLYHIATRTDLSVALFEQGRLGGGSTHKSGGFVRAFHANPQEIEWSVQTLRFLRQYQSETAFNPIGCFYLADGIDSNAVGQALETMTQLGEKVDACSEQEIVTYLPQLQHQARKTVIHEPNAGFADPLKTSLLYAELAKQAGATIFECAQITDIEQTHIEQNDIAADSPLTLHINGSETPITAKAVSINLGAWSPEFLHKLGLPSDVFKKGIQADTYLVNEEDFPPFCVLDYQTDIYTRPFGHQQQLIGIATQKFDVDLHHHHQSDPAQQAACLTQLNTLMNPQQDKPVALGGRIGFDGYSKDFRGKIYLSKAIPNLCISEGWSGAGFKMAHGAGEHTMKTLLSAISAI
- a CDS encoding ABC transporter substrate-binding protein, which encodes MDQDRLSMVRLSIDRSVNIAVCGPLTGPRSAYGDMLKAECEHLRQANVHLQHFDDMANPEQAIAVAKTVIAEQFDVVIGHFNSYCSLAVKNLYREAKIGFISPLSTNPELTLEQGGALFCPSDDDQLQALVSEAEKAGKRIYVFHDGSPYSKNLISQLGQRFPEERILNAFEQFPTEAAGDSMVFLAGAHCNLVQPHIALRKAYPTLKIVGCDDCYIDEYFDDLAHVANQHDFVMGQAKGHEGNLRNAVQYLNDVIHSIPKDTPFFNVIGQNTANYQFNANGRVASAVWQLLPLQSLVKP
- a CDS encoding HlyD family efflux transporter periplasmic adaptor subunit, which translates into the protein MKFVIKLLCGLSVVGVIAYFAMQDTNALVFDNAYISGRTLTITANNNGRLELIGNLKDKRLKKGQIIAYVNPTINELEIDELQEELRLSLNEELKTCLQKDVTVLKRTVEELDLELSQKKLKRLTSLSKTAAVSDEAVDQADIEFHRSQQLIKIREKEHQIDTLDNHFEILQRPRISLLLARLKKAFFTREQLIIRAPYDGYVYEYYVYNGQQVELGDKLVLFVPKEDMIVEANVLESKLDMIRPNDPVEVTSFVFGKERIFEGSIISVVPSATSTFAGLPRNISDSNWVKVEQRVPVRILLQGSEKELDMLPIGSSVEVKMNLEQPTHYTSVQASSEPEPAAPTELQLGINAAEPDPKWLREYKDRLSLIIDETRKAQEAVSPNECVI